From the genome of Nicotiana sylvestris chromosome 2, ASM39365v2, whole genome shotgun sequence, one region includes:
- the LOC138886305 gene encoding uncharacterized protein, whose amino-acid sequence MSTIQNPQFTDVEEFLFRLQMWWYELGGDGQKWVIKYLGALTDIIKVKPRDDLITALVTFWDPVHNVFRFSDFELTPTLEEIAGYSGFDGDLRNQNLIFPKAPSVHRFFGLLNISNQIRKNNVVIGCSSFSFLYSRFGKPDGFEIHEKGLTNKQNKDTWKVHRLFAFMVAFLGIMVFPNKERTVDICIARVVQVLTTKERHTLAPIILSDIYRALTLCKSGAKFFEGCNILLQMWLTEHLRHHPKFMQYGPSKDNFIESYEERIKDYKSPEGVEAWISHLRSLMASQIERTLGWLPVREVIHMSTLKSYLLLLGLRNVQPYAPQRVLRQLGRYQVVPDDEDLSVQVIELHPEATLPEALIQQIWNGCRYLKDDTQVPDPAKGEINLGYARWFEKRSRVDDAPEPDLRRPIKRPHVQTFDDKIQERLAWAENEKGYKVTIHALEESLKNLNLEKDLQAQEAEGE is encoded by the coding sequence atgagcaccatccaaaacccacAGTTCACAGATGTAGAAGAGTTTCtctttcggcttcagatgtggtggtatgaattaggaggagatggtcagaaatgggtcattaagtatttgggagctctcacagatattataaaagttaaaccacgcgatgatttgattacggcactagtgactttttgggaccctgttcacaatgtctttcgcttctctgatttcgagcttactcccacattagaagaaatagctggatattccggttttgacggagatttgagaaaccagaatcttatattcccaaaggctccctcagtacatcgattctttggtcttctgaacatcagtaatcaaataaGAAAAAACAACGTTGTCATAGGGTGTAGTTCTTTCagcttcctatattcaaggttcggaaagccggatggatttgaaattcatgaaaagggccttactaacaaacaaaacaaggacacctggAAGGTTCACCGTctcttcgctttcatggtggcttttctgggaatcatggtcttcccaaacaaagagcggacaGTTGATATTTgcatagccagagtcgtacaagtcctcactaccaaggaacgtcacacccttgccccgatcattctctcagacatttatcgggcgttgactttatgtaaatccggagcaaaattcttcgaagggtgcaatattttgttgcaaatgtggttgactgaacatctccgacatcaccccaagttcatgcagtatggtccaagcaaggacaatttcatcgagagttatgaagaaagaataaaagattataaatctccagaaggggtggaagcctggatatcccatttaagatctttaatggcaagtcaaattgagcggaccttgggatggctcccggtaagagaggtgatacacatgtcaaccttgaaaagttatttgctgctgttgggtttaagaaacgtccagccgtatgcgccacagagagttctaagacagctagggagataccaagtggtgcctgatgatgaagatttgagtgtgcaagtgatcgagctacaccccgaagccactctccctgaggctttaatccagcagatttggaatggttgtcgatacttgaaagatgatactcaagttccagatcctgcgaaaggcgagataaatctaggatatgctaggtggtttgagaaaagatcccgcgtggatgatgcaccagaacctgatcttagaaggcccataaaaagaccgcatgttcaaacctttgatgataaaatccaagaacggttggcttgggctgaaaatgaaaaggggtacaaagtaactattcatgccttagaagaaagtctgaagaacctcaatttggagaaagacttacaagcacaagaagcagaaggtgaa
- the LOC104222942 gene encoding mediator of RNA polymerase II transcription subunit 21-like isoform X1 — MSAAFVKAAKQFDALVAALPLSDGGEEAQLKRIAELQAESDVVGQELQKQLEAAEKELKQVQELFNQATDNCLNLKKPE, encoded by the exons ATGAGTGCTGCTTTTGTTAAGGCTGCCAAGCAG TTTGATGCATTGGTTGCTGCTCTTCCTTTATCAGATGGGGGTGAAGAAGCCCAATTGAAAAGAATTGCAGAACTCCAG GCTGAGAGCGATGTAGTTGGCCAAGAACTTCAAAAGCAACTGGAAGCTGCAG AAAAGGAGCTAAAGCAGGTTCAGGAGTTGTTTAATCAAGCAACGGATAACTGCCTGAACCTTAAGAAGCCAGAATGA
- the LOC104222942 gene encoding mediator of RNA polymerase II transcription subunit 21-like isoform X3 has translation MSAAFVKAAKQFDALVAALPLSDGGEEAQLKRIAELQAESDVVGQELQKQLEAAGPLPGICLGGTTNRLRQASYGCIY, from the exons ATGAGTGCTGCTTTTGTTAAGGCTGCCAAGCAG TTTGATGCATTGGTTGCTGCTCTTCCTTTATCAGATGGGGGTGAAGAAGCCCAATTGAAAAGAATTGCAGAACTCCAG GCTGAGAGCGATGTAGTTGGCCAAGAACTTCAAAAGCAACTGGAAGCTGCAG GCCCTCTTCCTGGAATATGCCTTGGAGGAACAACAAATCGCCTGCGCCAGGCTTCTTATGGGTGCATTTACTAA
- the LOC104222942 gene encoding mediator of RNA polymerase II transcription subunit 21-like isoform X2 encodes MSAAFVKAAKQFDALVAALPLSDGGEEAQLKRIAELQAESDVVGQELQKQLEAAGGPLPGICLGGTTNRLRQASYGCIY; translated from the exons ATGAGTGCTGCTTTTGTTAAGGCTGCCAAGCAG TTTGATGCATTGGTTGCTGCTCTTCCTTTATCAGATGGGGGTGAAGAAGCCCAATTGAAAAGAATTGCAGAACTCCAG GCTGAGAGCGATGTAGTTGGCCAAGAACTTCAAAAGCAACTGGAAGCTGCAG GAGGCCCTCTTCCTGGAATATGCCTTGGAGGAACAACAAATCGCCTGCGCCAGGCTTCTTATGGGTGCATTTACTAA